One stretch of Nocardia mangyaensis DNA includes these proteins:
- a CDS encoding AAA family ATPase: MTMPLNVTVQRSDAVLRELGRVVVGKRDEMQLIMIAVLSGGHVLIEDLPGLGKTLIARSFAAALGLDFTRVQFTPDLLPADLLGSTIYDMSSGRFNFRRGPVFTNVLLADEINRTPPKTQAALLEAMAEGQVSIDGETFLLPQPFVVLATDNPIEYEGTYPLPEAQLDRFAIQLRLGYLSEQDETQMIRRRLERGSTPPQVGQVVDAQGLMEMRQSVEFVTVHPDVVNYVVALASATRSHPQVEVGASPRAELDLVQMSRARALLLGRDYVIPEDVKALAVPAMAHRITLRPEMWVRRIRGEDVIAELLRRLPVPRATST; this comes from the coding sequence ATGACCATGCCGTTGAACGTGACCGTCCAGCGCTCCGACGCCGTGCTGCGTGAACTGGGCCGAGTCGTGGTCGGCAAGCGCGATGAGATGCAGCTCATCATGATCGCCGTGCTGTCCGGGGGACATGTCCTCATCGAGGATCTGCCAGGTCTGGGCAAGACGCTGATCGCGCGATCCTTCGCGGCCGCGCTCGGGCTCGATTTCACCCGCGTGCAGTTCACGCCGGATTTACTGCCCGCTGATCTGCTGGGCTCGACGATCTACGACATGTCGTCGGGCCGCTTCAATTTCCGGCGCGGGCCGGTGTTCACCAATGTGCTGCTGGCCGACGAGATCAACCGCACCCCGCCCAAGACCCAGGCGGCGCTGCTGGAGGCGATGGCCGAGGGCCAGGTGAGCATCGACGGCGAAACCTTCCTGCTTCCACAGCCTTTCGTGGTGCTCGCGACCGACAACCCGATCGAGTACGAGGGCACCTACCCGTTGCCGGAGGCCCAGCTCGACCGCTTCGCCATCCAGCTGCGGCTGGGCTATCTGTCCGAGCAGGACGAGACCCAGATGATCCGGCGTCGGCTCGAACGCGGTTCCACCCCGCCGCAGGTGGGCCAGGTGGTCGACGCGCAGGGCCTGATGGAGATGCGCCAGTCGGTCGAGTTCGTCACCGTGCATCCCGACGTCGTGAATTACGTGGTGGCTCTCGCCTCGGCGACCCGCAGTCACCCGCAGGTGGAGGTCGGCGCCAGCCCGCGCGCCGAACTCGACCTGGTACAGATGTCGCGGGCGCGCGCCCTGCTGCTCGGGCGCGACTATGTGATCCCCGAGGACGTGAAGGCGCTGGCGGTGCCCGCGATGGCGCACCGCATCACCCTGCGCCCGGAGATGTGGGTGCGCCGCATCCGTGGCGAGGACGTCATCGCCGAACTCCTCCGACGGCTACCGGTGCCCCGCGCCACCAGCACATGA
- a CDS encoding NUDIX domain-containing protein, whose product MIPCHLVDVHVLLVREDRILLSLRRSGDKYDHRWHLPSGKLEVGESAATGAAREAAEEVGVTIDPTTLRLIHVAHVTAPGRDARLGLFFRTEDWVGEPINREPDKCYELRWFPLAALPADLIEYSALGITALTTPTPYSELGWPGH is encoded by the coding sequence GTGATTCCCTGCCATCTGGTCGACGTCCATGTACTCCTTGTTCGTGAGGACCGAATCCTGTTGAGCCTGCGCCGCAGCGGTGACAAGTACGACCATCGCTGGCACCTGCCCTCGGGCAAGCTCGAAGTCGGTGAATCCGCCGCGACCGGTGCGGCCCGCGAAGCCGCCGAGGAGGTGGGCGTCACCATCGACCCCACCACACTGCGGCTGATCCACGTCGCCCACGTGACCGCCCCCGGCCGCGACGCCCGCCTCGGCCTCTTCTTCCGCACCGAGGACTGGGTCGGCGAGCCGATCAACCGCGAGCCCGACAAATGCTACGAGCTGCGCTGGTTCCCACTCGCCGCCCTCCCCGCCGACCTCATCGAATACTCCGCCCTCGGCATCACCGCCCTCACCACACCCACCCCCTACTCCGAACTCGGTTGGCCGGGACACTGA
- a CDS encoding ABC-F family ATP-binding cassette domain-containing protein, which translates to MEFVEARHALIIETLSDPDLNVRLAGSLFSLDRATELFTALGTDDPRATAGDFLALLEGLVFDRFAGLRADSTTGTPDSVTQLARPLTSFLTSAQRPA; encoded by the coding sequence GTGGAATTCGTCGAAGCGCGCCACGCCCTGATCATCGAAACCCTGTCCGACCCCGACCTCAACGTCCGGCTGGCAGGCAGCCTCTTCTCCCTCGACCGCGCCACCGAACTGTTCACCGCCCTCGGCACCGACGACCCGCGCGCCACCGCCGGCGACTTCCTCGCCCTCCTCGAGGGCCTGGTCTTCGACCGGTTCGCCGGCCTCCGCGCGGACTCGACAACGGGCACCCCGGACAGCGTCACTCAACTCGCTCGCCCCCTCACCTCGTTCCTGACGAGCGCACAGCGACCGGCCTGA
- a CDS encoding DUF4129 domain-containing protein: MNQPIPRAVVVIALIVAATIALQGTLPGAGEASNSTPSPLLVAVMPVLLLVSIVILVAGVIASQHRLPLAMPQAERDELPQVQWRKLALLVPFSIAVVALVFAGGVTALFLLPGARPMRPAAETLPEGSGPVPTPTGAPAPDPTAGPTQLTGTALLIAAVLAIVLIAVALFGLIVVAVAARREPAPAAPELPDATPDEVDSLTRAAEMGLAAMNAPGQDPRTAIIACYVAMERGLSSDRAARPQASDTPMEVLARAFESGVLHDASARELVALFEEARFSPHSMLEWQRMRAEQLLRIVLTDLQRRLVPA; this comes from the coding sequence GTGAATCAGCCCATACCGCGGGCGGTCGTCGTGATCGCGCTGATCGTCGCGGCGACCATCGCGTTGCAGGGCACCCTTCCCGGTGCCGGCGAGGCGTCGAACTCCACGCCGTCTCCACTGCTGGTGGCGGTGATGCCGGTGCTGCTGTTGGTCTCCATCGTCATCCTGGTCGCCGGAGTGATCGCCAGTCAGCATCGTCTTCCCTTGGCGATGCCGCAAGCCGAGCGCGATGAACTTCCCCAGGTGCAGTGGCGCAAACTGGCGCTGCTGGTGCCGTTCTCGATCGCGGTCGTGGCGCTGGTCTTCGCGGGCGGGGTCACCGCGCTGTTCCTGCTGCCCGGCGCGCGACCGATGCGACCAGCCGCCGAGACCCTGCCGGAAGGCTCCGGCCCGGTACCCACGCCGACGGGTGCACCAGCCCCCGATCCGACCGCCGGTCCCACTCAGCTCACCGGAACAGCGCTGCTGATCGCGGCGGTGCTGGCCATCGTGCTGATCGCCGTCGCCCTGTTCGGCCTGATCGTGGTGGCCGTCGCCGCGCGCCGCGAACCCGCGCCCGCCGCACCGGAGCTGCCCGACGCGACACCGGACGAGGTCGATTCCCTCACCAGGGCCGCCGAGATGGGCCTGGCCGCGATGAACGCGCCGGGCCAGGACCCGCGCACCGCCATCATCGCCTGCTACGTGGCCATGGAACGCGGCCTGTCCAGTGACCGCGCCGCCCGCCCGCAAGCCTCCGACACCCCGATGGAGGTCCTCGCCAGGGCCTTCGAAAGCGGTGTGCTGCACGATGCCTCGGCCCGCGAGCTGGTCGCGCTGTTCGAGGAGGCGCGGTTCAGCCCGCACTCGATGCTCGAATGGCAGCGCATGCGCGCCGAACAGCTCCTGCGCATCGTGCTCACGGACCTGCAGCGAAGGTTGGTCCCGGCATGA
- a CDS encoding lipid-transfer protein has product MSTPPRSDSQGGAGLSGRAAIVGIGATDFSKDSGRSELRLAAEAVSAALADAGLTPADVDGLTTFTMDTNTQAAVARAVGIPSLKFFSHIGYGGGAACATVQQAAMAVATGVADVVVAYRAFNERSGARFGQFSPALAAAPTSSGIDAGWAYPQGLGTPAAQVAMVARRYMHVTGATSADFGAVAVADRKHAAVNPHAFFYGKPITLEQHQDSRWIAEPLHLLDCCQESDGGVAIVVTSAERARDLPQRPAVIAAAAQGSGADQYVMTSYYRDAMTGLPEMGLVGDQLWAQSGLTAADMQAAILYDHFTPFVLMQLEELGFCGRGEAKDFIADGAIELGGRLPLNTHGGQLGEAYIHGMNGIAEAVRQIRGASVNQVEDLERILVTAGTGVPTSGLVLTA; this is encoded by the coding sequence ATGAGTACACCACCGCGCAGTGATTCCCAGGGTGGCGCCGGTCTGTCCGGGCGCGCCGCGATCGTCGGCATCGGCGCCACGGACTTCTCCAAGGACTCCGGTCGCAGTGAGCTGCGCCTGGCCGCAGAAGCGGTGAGCGCCGCACTCGCCGATGCCGGGCTCACCCCCGCCGACGTCGACGGCCTGACCACCTTCACCATGGACACCAACACCCAGGCCGCCGTCGCCAGGGCGGTCGGCATTCCGAGCCTGAAGTTCTTCAGCCACATCGGTTACGGCGGCGGCGCGGCGTGCGCGACCGTGCAACAGGCGGCGATGGCCGTGGCCACCGGTGTCGCCGATGTGGTGGTCGCCTACCGCGCGTTCAACGAGCGTTCCGGCGCGCGGTTCGGCCAGTTCTCCCCGGCCCTGGCCGCCGCGCCGACCTCCTCGGGTATCGACGCGGGCTGGGCCTACCCGCAGGGTCTCGGCACGCCCGCCGCGCAGGTCGCGATGGTCGCGCGCCGGTACATGCACGTCACCGGCGCCACCAGTGCCGACTTCGGCGCCGTGGCCGTGGCCGACCGCAAGCACGCCGCGGTGAACCCCCACGCCTTCTTCTACGGCAAGCCGATCACCCTGGAACAGCACCAGGATTCGCGCTGGATCGCCGAACCGCTGCACCTGCTCGACTGCTGTCAGGAATCCGATGGCGGCGTGGCGATCGTGGTCACCAGCGCCGAACGTGCCCGCGACCTCCCGCAACGACCGGCTGTCATCGCGGCCGCCGCCCAGGGGTCCGGCGCCGATCAGTACGTGATGACCAGCTACTACCGCGACGCCATGACCGGCCTGCCGGAAATGGGCCTGGTCGGCGACCAGCTGTGGGCGCAGAGCGGCCTGACCGCCGCCGACATGCAGGCCGCCATCCTCTACGACCACTTCACCCCGTTCGTCCTGATGCAGCTCGAGGAACTGGGGTTCTGCGGTCGCGGCGAGGCCAAGGACTTCATCGCCGACGGCGCCATCGAACTCGGTGGCCGCCTGCCGCTCAACACCCACGGCGGCCAGCTCGGCGAGGCCTACATCCATGGGATGAACGGCATCGCCGAAGCGGTGCGGCAGATCCGCGGCGCCTCGGTCAACCAGGTCGAGGACCTGGAACGCATCCTCGTCACGGCCGGTACCGGCGTGCCCACCTCGGGGCTGGTGCTCACGGCGTAG
- a CDS encoding MaoC/PaaZ C-terminal domain-containing protein: MPIDTQIALGAALPSREFSWTPTDVQLYHLGLGAGAHPSDPVELTYLDDRAPQVLPTFATVAPTLRETEPPRVSFPGIEIDLAKVVHGHQEVVVHKPIPATGKATSTGRISEIWDKGANAVIVQENTVIGSDGEPLWTVRSSIFAKGEGGFGGERGPSTKTALPDRAPDAEFSTPTLPQQALLYRLCGDRNPLHSDPEFAKGAGFPAPILHGLCTYGVVCKALTDALLDGDATRVGGFRAKFAGVLYPGETLHIKVWREADDLIATVTVAERADSPVLGDVVLRIA; encoded by the coding sequence ATGCCCATCGACACACAGATCGCGCTCGGCGCGGCGCTGCCGAGCCGGGAGTTCAGCTGGACCCCGACCGACGTGCAGCTCTACCACCTGGGCCTCGGCGCCGGTGCGCACCCGAGCGACCCGGTCGAACTCACCTATCTCGATGACCGCGCACCCCAGGTGCTACCGACCTTCGCGACGGTGGCGCCCACCCTGCGCGAGACCGAGCCGCCGCGAGTGAGCTTCCCCGGCATCGAGATCGACCTGGCCAAGGTGGTCCACGGACACCAGGAAGTAGTGGTGCACAAGCCGATTCCGGCCACCGGCAAGGCGACCAGCACCGGCCGGATCAGCGAGATCTGGGACAAGGGCGCGAACGCGGTGATCGTGCAGGAGAACACGGTCATCGGTTCCGACGGCGAACCGCTGTGGACGGTGCGGTCCTCGATCTTCGCCAAGGGCGAGGGCGGTTTCGGCGGCGAACGCGGCCCGAGCACCAAGACCGCGCTCCCCGATCGCGCGCCGGACGCGGAGTTCAGCACCCCCACGCTGCCGCAGCAGGCTCTGCTGTACCGCCTCTGCGGTGACCGCAATCCCCTGCACTCCGATCCCGAATTCGCCAAGGGCGCAGGCTTTCCCGCGCCGATCCTGCACGGCCTGTGCACCTACGGCGTGGTCTGCAAGGCGCTCACCGACGCGCTCCTCGACGGCGACGCCACCCGCGTCGGCGGCTTCCGCGCCAAGTTCGCCGGCGTCCTCTACCCCGGCGAGACGCTGCACATCAAGGTCTGGCGCGAAGCCGACGACCTCATCGCCACCGTCACCGTGGCCGAACGCGCGGACTCCCCCGTCCTCGGCGACGTGGTTCTGCGCATCGCCTGA
- the zapE gene encoding cell division protein ZapE produces MARFDEFHVDDIGDAMLIARLIDTLFADHRTLVVTSNYPPADLLPNPLFHDRFLPTIDRILANLTVVTLDGPVDYRALAVRRDHGFATGHYILDPPEQAAVGPRRRHLRPSARLDSRDPAVPVSRRRDLPPPARRDTREHAAPGGAPADEVGAIASGLPADVATGRGGPCPRADAAPDSHGSHSLVALGDGRTVRAHAVEGDAVTFDFEDLCGTPTSAADYLHLARRFHHWILRAVPSLRDVPPDWAMRLVTLVDILYDADLPCTIHAAEPVAELTAGVPTIPDLARTASRLCELSQVDAKNVRTAQRAWVGRGGQ; encoded by the coding sequence GTGGCGCGCTTCGACGAATTCCACGTCGACGACATCGGCGACGCCATGCTCATCGCCCGGCTCATCGACACCCTTTTCGCCGACCACCGGACCCTCGTCGTCACCTCGAACTACCCGCCCGCGGATCTCCTCCCCAACCCCCTGTTCCACGACCGGTTCCTCCCGACCATCGACCGCATTCTCGCCAACCTCACCGTCGTCACTCTGGACGGACCTGTCGACTACCGCGCCCTCGCCGTCCGCCGTGACCACGGCTTCGCCACCGGCCATTACATCCTCGACCCGCCCGAACAGGCAGCTGTCGGCCCTCGCCGACGGCATCTTCGGCCTTCGGCACGCCTCGACTCGCGTGACCCGGCAGTCCCGGTCTCGCGGCGACGGGATCTGCCACCTCCGGCACGCCGCGATACGCGCGAACACGCAGCCCCGGGTGGCGCACCCGCCGATGAGGTGGGGGCAATCGCATCCGGCCTGCCCGCGGATGTGGCTACCGGGCGAGGCGGGCCCTGCCCCCGCGCCGATGCCGCTCCTGATTCCCACGGTTCACACTCGCTCGTCGCCCTGGGTGACGGTCGCACCGTCCGTGCCCACGCCGTCGAGGGCGACGCCGTCACCTTCGACTTCGAGGACCTGTGCGGCACCCCCACCAGCGCCGCCGACTACCTCCACCTGGCCAGGCGGTTCCACCACTGGATCCTGCGCGCCGTCCCATCCCTGCGCGACGTGCCCCCGGATTGGGCGATGCGGCTGGTGACTCTCGTCGACATCCTCTACGACGCCGACCTGCCCTGCACGATCCACGCCGCCGAGCCGGTCGCCGAACTCACCGCGGGCGTGCCGACGATCCCGGATCTGGCCCGCACCGCCAGCCGTCTTTGTGAATTGTCACAGGTCGACGCGAAGAATGTTCGCACTGCTCAGCGAGCCTGGGTAGGGCGAGGGGGACAATGA
- a CDS encoding MaoC family dehydratase, producing MTTTIDPAAIAVGTALPELVIHADPTFVISTALATRDFQDVHHDRDKAVARGSSDIFVNILTDTGLVQRLVTDWAGPRALVKSIALRLGVPLYAGDTLTLSGTVTEVSGAQVTIDVRGRDSLGEHITATAVIVVPELAVP from the coding sequence GTGACTACCACCATCGATCCCGCCGCCATCGCGGTGGGAACCGCGCTGCCGGAGTTGGTGATCCACGCCGATCCCACCTTCGTGATCAGCACCGCCCTGGCCACCCGGGATTTCCAGGACGTGCACCATGACCGCGACAAGGCGGTGGCGCGCGGTTCCAGCGACATCTTCGTCAACATCCTCACCGACACCGGCCTGGTGCAGCGCCTCGTCACCGACTGGGCGGGCCCGCGCGCGCTGGTGAAGTCCATCGCGCTCCGGCTCGGTGTGCCGCTGTATGCCGGTGACACCCTGACCCTTTCGGGCACCGTCACCGAGGTGTCCGGCGCGCAGGTCACCATCGACGTGCGCGGGCGTGACAGCCTGGGCGAGCACATCACCGCCACGGCGGTCATCGTTGTGCCCGAACTGGCGGTGCCATGA
- the kstD gene encoding 3-oxosteroid 1-dehydrogenase, producing MFYMSDREYDVVVVGSGAAGMTAALTAAHRGLSVVLLEKAAHYGGSTARSGGGVWIPGNKALLASGRPDDREDARTYLHSIIGDVVPAEKIDTYLDRGAEAFDFVLDHSPLKMNWVPGYSDYYPEAPGGRASGRSCEPKPFNAKVLGAEVANLEPAYAKAPLNVVVTQADFVRLNLIRRHPKGMMRAMRVGARTYWAKFTGKHLLGMGQAIIAALRKGLLDAGVPVLLNTPLTELVITDGRVTGVKAVVDGEPTTFSARYGVVLGTGGFEHNADMRAKYQRQPITTEWTTGAAANTGDGIVAGMAAGATVGFMEDAWWGPTIFKGGKPWFALAERNLPGTIMVNDRGERFGNESAPYVEAVHTMYGGEYGQGAGPGENIPAWLVFDQRYRNRYIFAGLQPGQRFPKRWLENDYIVKADTIEELAERIGVPAENLAATVKRFNGFAAAGTDEDFGRGNSHYDRYYGDPTVKPNPCLAELSQGPFYAAKMVPGDLGTKGGLVTDTSGRVLREDDSVIEGLYAAGNTSAPVMGHTYAGPGATIGPAITFAYLAVLDIAAAKDAA from the coding sequence GTGTTCTACATGAGTGATCGGGAATACGATGTGGTGGTCGTCGGTAGCGGCGCCGCCGGGATGACGGCCGCGCTCACCGCGGCCCACCGTGGACTGAGCGTGGTACTGCTCGAGAAGGCAGCGCACTACGGCGGGTCGACGGCCCGGTCCGGCGGTGGCGTGTGGATTCCGGGCAACAAGGCGCTGCTCGCCTCGGGTCGGCCCGACGACCGCGAGGACGCGCGCACCTATCTGCACAGCATCATCGGCGACGTGGTGCCCGCCGAGAAGATCGACACCTACCTCGATCGCGGCGCCGAGGCGTTCGACTTCGTCCTCGACCACAGCCCACTGAAAATGAACTGGGTCCCCGGCTACTCCGACTACTACCCCGAAGCGCCGGGCGGACGCGCTTCCGGCCGTTCCTGCGAGCCCAAGCCGTTCAACGCCAAGGTCCTCGGCGCGGAGGTGGCCAACCTCGAACCGGCCTACGCCAAGGCTCCCCTCAATGTCGTGGTCACCCAGGCCGACTTCGTCCGGCTCAACCTGATCCGCCGCCATCCCAAGGGCATGATGCGGGCCATGCGGGTCGGCGCGCGCACCTACTGGGCCAAATTCACCGGCAAGCACCTGCTCGGCATGGGCCAGGCCATCATCGCCGCCCTGCGCAAGGGTCTGCTCGATGCCGGGGTGCCGGTGCTGCTCAACACCCCGCTGACCGAGCTGGTGATCACCGACGGGCGGGTCACGGGCGTCAAGGCCGTCGTCGACGGCGAGCCGACGACCTTCTCCGCACGCTATGGCGTGGTCCTGGGCACCGGCGGGTTCGAGCACAACGCCGACATGCGGGCCAAGTACCAGCGTCAGCCGATCACCACTGAGTGGACAACAGGTGCCGCGGCCAACACCGGCGATGGCATCGTGGCCGGTATGGCAGCGGGCGCGACAGTCGGATTCATGGAGGACGCGTGGTGGGGTCCGACCATCTTCAAGGGCGGCAAGCCGTGGTTCGCCCTGGCCGAGCGCAATCTGCCCGGCACGATCATGGTCAACGACCGGGGCGAGCGGTTCGGCAACGAGTCGGCGCCCTATGTCGAGGCGGTGCACACCATGTACGGCGGTGAGTACGGGCAGGGCGCGGGTCCGGGCGAGAACATTCCCGCCTGGCTGGTCTTCGATCAGCGCTACCGCAATCGCTACATCTTCGCCGGTCTGCAGCCGGGTCAGCGGTTCCCCAAGCGCTGGCTGGAGAACGACTACATCGTCAAGGCCGACACCATCGAGGAACTGGCCGAGCGCATCGGCGTGCCGGCGGAGAACCTCGCGGCCACGGTGAAGCGGTTCAACGGCTTCGCCGCCGCGGGCACCGACGAGGACTTCGGCCGCGGCAACAGCCACTACGACCGCTACTACGGTGATCCCACCGTCAAGCCCAACCCGTGCCTGGCCGAGCTGTCACAGGGCCCGTTCTACGCGGCCAAGATGGTGCCCGGCGACCTGGGCACCAAGGGCGGCCTGGTCACCGATACCTCGGGTCGCGTACTGCGCGAAGACGATTCGGTCATCGAGGGCCTCTACGCGGCGGGCAACACCAGCGCCCCGGTGATGGGCCACACCTACGCGGGCCCCGGCGCCACCATCGGCCCCGCCATCACCTTCGCCTACCTGGCGGTGCTCGACATCGCCGCCGCCAAGGACGCCGCATGA
- a CDS encoding sugar O-acetyltransferase, which produces MASDPLMLIHDPELLARGERVLGAEFRAMHERVLKVTELTSRLNVAPFDDEAGKTALLEQILGRSLPAGLTIYPPFYTDHGLNLDLAERVFINQGCTFLDYAGIRLGSGVMIGPKATFITMGHPVDPRERREFLTGAPIDIAENVWIGAGAMILPGVSIGRDSVIAAGAVVAEDVPASSLVTGAKGAVHRSW; this is translated from the coding sequence ATGGCGAGCGATCCACTCATGCTGATCCACGACCCCGAACTTCTAGCCCGCGGCGAACGCGTGCTCGGCGCCGAATTCCGGGCCATGCACGAGCGAGTGCTGAAGGTCACCGAGTTGACCTCCAGACTCAACGTCGCACCCTTCGACGACGAGGCGGGCAAGACAGCGCTCCTCGAACAGATCCTCGGCCGATCGCTCCCGGCGGGCCTCACCATCTACCCGCCCTTCTACACCGACCACGGCCTCAACCTGGACCTGGCCGAGCGGGTCTTCATCAATCAGGGATGCACGTTCCTCGACTACGCGGGGATCCGGTTGGGCAGCGGCGTGATGATCGGCCCGAAGGCCACCTTCATCACCATGGGTCACCCGGTGGACCCGCGGGAGCGGCGCGAATTCCTCACCGGCGCACCGATCGACATCGCCGAGAACGTGTGGATCGGGGCGGGCGCGATGATTCTGCCCGGGGTCAGCATCGGCCGGGACTCGGTGATCGCCGCGGGCGCGGTCGTCGCCGAGGACGTGCCGGCGAGCAGCTTGGTGACCGGGGCAAAAGGCGCCGTGCACCGAAGCTGGTAG
- a CDS encoding DUF58 domain-containing protein, which yields MKHRDESRTVEVDLRWRPAPLVFILAGCAAAALVVAVLRGQWQLVVFAAPMLGVLATAPWQQAPTRIQVDGSGTVRCFEGEVVGCTAAAFVERGHALLRMTALPLPGLDLEVEEAHDSGGAPAGMRLGLSATRWGRYPVQVTVAALSPAGLAVATAELPAAKLYVYPIADPNRMRLPRTELPDRIGTHLTRRHGPGVEYADIRAYAPGDQLRTVNWPVSARRGRLYVTERFTNRSADVVVLVDTSMQAPGPATDSLELSVRGAAQVVQSTLQAGDRTAVVCLGDSPRWLRPDIGRRQFYRIVDTVLGVGDEHVETTGTLAPHAAVPIGAIVVAFSTLLDTQFALALIDLRKRGHVVIAVDVLRGTPFADGLDPTMAKMWQLERASMYRDMGTVGVDIIAWPDDTRLDQAMRLLPDHRRTVRVRR from the coding sequence ATGAAGCACCGCGACGAATCCAGGACGGTCGAGGTCGACCTGCGGTGGCGGCCGGCCCCGTTGGTGTTCATCCTGGCCGGGTGTGCGGCGGCGGCACTGGTCGTCGCGGTGCTGCGTGGACAGTGGCAGCTGGTGGTCTTCGCCGCCCCGATGCTCGGCGTGCTCGCCACCGCGCCGTGGCAGCAGGCGCCGACGCGCATCCAGGTCGACGGCAGCGGCACCGTGCGCTGCTTCGAAGGCGAGGTGGTCGGCTGCACGGCCGCCGCGTTCGTCGAACGCGGACACGCCCTGCTGCGGATGACGGCGCTGCCGCTGCCCGGTCTCGATCTCGAGGTCGAGGAGGCGCACGATTCCGGCGGCGCGCCCGCCGGAATGCGGCTCGGGCTCTCGGCCACCCGCTGGGGACGGTATCCGGTGCAGGTCACAGTGGCGGCGCTGAGTCCGGCCGGGCTCGCGGTCGCCACCGCCGAACTGCCCGCGGCCAAGCTGTATGTGTACCCGATCGCGGACCCGAATCGCATGCGGTTGCCGCGCACCGAACTTCCCGATCGCATCGGCACCCATCTCACCCGCAGGCACGGCCCCGGCGTCGAGTACGCCGACATTCGCGCCTACGCGCCCGGCGACCAGCTGCGCACCGTGAACTGGCCGGTGAGCGCGCGCCGCGGACGGCTCTACGTCACCGAACGGTTCACCAATCGCTCCGCCGACGTGGTCGTCCTCGTCGACACCTCGATGCAGGCACCCGGCCCGGCCACCGACTCGCTGGAACTGTCCGTGCGCGGCGCGGCGCAGGTGGTGCAGTCGACGCTGCAGGCCGGTGACCGTACCGCCGTCGTCTGCCTCGGCGATTCCCCGCGCTGGCTGCGCCCCGACATCGGCCGCAGACAGTTCTACCGGATCGTCGACACCGTTCTGGGCGTCGGTGACGAACACGTCGAGACCACCGGCACCCTGGCGCCGCACGCCGCGGTGCCGATCGGCGCGATCGTCGTCGCCTTCTCGACGCTGCTCGACACCCAGTTCGCGCTGGCCCTGATCGACCTGCGCAAACGCGGCCACGTGGTGATCGCGGTCGACGTCCTGCGTGGCACTCCGTTCGCCGACGGCCTCGATCCGACCATGGCCAAGATGTGGCAGCTGGAACGGGCCTCGATGTATCGCGACATGGGCACCGTCGGCGTCGACATCATCGCCTGGCCCGACGACACCCGCCTGGACCAGGCCATGCGCCTGCTGCCCGATCATCGCCGAACGGTACGGGTGCGCCGATGA
- a CDS encoding bifunctional MaoC family dehydratase N-terminal/OB-fold nucleic acid binding domain-containing protein, protein MPESIAPEDVPEALTKLSAAGASAPRAGRDPVNQPMINNWVEALGDTNPIYVDDESARAAGHPGIVAPPAMAQVWTMNGLHGTRTADDPLGLATQLLDDAGYTSVVGTNCEQTYHRYLRPGEEVTVSSRLSEFKGPKRTGLGDGWFLTFTTSWHVGDELVTDMLFRILKFAPAAPADEASAEFLAAPAERVGPVISRDTEFFWAGTEVGELRIQRLPDGTLRHPPIPALWQDKAEPTDYVVAAGTGTVFSFVVHHAPKVPGRELPFVVALVELDEGVRMLGELRGIDPAEVEVGVPVRADFEKLADGTVLPFWQAQR, encoded by the coding sequence GTGCCGGAAAGTATTGCCCCCGAAGATGTTCCCGAAGCCCTGACGAAGTTGTCCGCCGCCGGTGCGTCCGCGCCGCGCGCCGGGCGCGACCCGGTGAACCAGCCGATGATCAACAACTGGGTCGAGGCGCTGGGCGACACCAATCCGATCTATGTCGACGACGAGTCGGCGCGGGCCGCCGGCCATCCCGGCATCGTCGCCCCACCCGCCATGGCGCAGGTGTGGACGATGAACGGCCTGCACGGGACGCGCACCGCCGACGACCCGCTCGGTCTGGCCACGCAACTGCTCGACGACGCGGGCTACACCTCTGTCGTGGGCACCAACTGCGAGCAGACCTATCACCGCTACCTGCGGCCGGGGGAGGAGGTGACCGTCTCCAGCAGGCTCTCGGAGTTCAAGGGCCCCAAGCGAACCGGACTCGGCGACGGTTGGTTCCTCACCTTCACGACCAGCTGGCATGTCGGTGACGAGCTCGTCACCGACATGTTGTTCCGCATCCTGAAATTCGCGCCCGCCGCTCCGGCCGACGAGGCGTCCGCCGAGTTCCTTGCCGCGCCCGCCGAACGGGTCGGTCCCGTGATCTCGCGTGACACCGAGTTCTTCTGGGCGGGAACCGAAGTCGGCGAGCTGCGGATTCAGCGGCTGCCCGACGGCACCCTGCGCCATCCGCCGATTCCCGCGCTGTGGCAGGACAAGGCCGAGCCCACCGACTACGTGGTGGCCGCGGGCACCGGAACCGTGTTCAGCTTCGTCGTGCATCACGCGCCGAAGGTCCCCGGCCGTGAGCTGCCCTTCGTCGTCGCCCTGGTCGAACTCGACGAAGGGGTGCGCATGCTCGGCGAGCTGCGCGGCATCGACCCGGCCGAGGTCGAGGTCGGGGTGCCGGTGCGCGCCGACTTCGAGAAGCTCGCCGACGGAACAGTGCTGCCCTTCTGGCAGGCCCAGCGGTGA